The proteins below are encoded in one region of Methanosarcina barkeri 3:
- a CDS encoding 4Fe-4S binding protein codes for MVAKVNAEVCTGCGSCVDECPAAAISLSDDDIAVVDESECLDCGACEDACPNNAITIE; via the coding sequence ATGGTAGCAAAAGTTAATGCCGAAGTTTGTACAGGCTGTGGATCCTGTGTAGATGAATGCCCAGCAGCCGCAATTTCTCTCAGTGACGATGATATTGCAGTTGTGGATGAAAGTGAATGCCTGGACTGCGGTGCATGCGAAGATGCCTGCCCGAACAATGCAATCACAATCGAGTAA
- a CDS encoding methanogenesis marker 2 protein, with protein sequence MNLEKLAEGIKNFEGVTRKKQIEDIVSVFEAVRPEYKNAIVDFGDDAAVIDIGGDDVILFAADGIWGRILDASPWWAGYGAVVVNINDIAAMGGKPLAMVDIASSNSEKACKELMEGLAEGVRKFGVPVVGGHVHPDTDYNSISVAIIGIVKKDCVIRSDTARPGDLVIAAYDMDGKIGPNSSYSWDTTSFKDPAVIRKSYLVTQEIAKRKLATAGKDISNPGLIGTLGMLCETSGVGAAVDLEKVPRPDNVDFEQWLKVHPGTGYVFTADPEKAEECRKVFEEAGLTAAIIGKIEAGSKLDMYDKTDRVTVFDLSKESITGICSE encoded by the coding sequence TTGAACCTAGAAAAACTTGCAGAAGGGATAAAGAACTTCGAAGGGGTTACCCGAAAAAAACAGATTGAGGACATCGTTTCAGTTTTCGAAGCCGTTCGTCCGGAGTACAAGAACGCGATTGTTGATTTTGGAGACGATGCAGCAGTTATAGATATAGGAGGAGATGATGTTATCCTCTTTGCAGCAGATGGGATCTGGGGAAGGATACTGGATGCAAGTCCCTGGTGGGCAGGCTATGGGGCTGTAGTTGTTAATATAAACGACATCGCAGCAATGGGGGGAAAGCCTCTTGCTATGGTAGATATTGCGTCTTCAAATTCCGAGAAAGCCTGTAAGGAACTGATGGAAGGACTGGCTGAAGGAGTCAGGAAATTCGGAGTTCCGGTTGTAGGTGGGCACGTCCATCCTGATACCGATTATAACTCTATTTCCGTCGCTATTATCGGGATAGTGAAGAAAGACTGCGTAATCCGGAGCGATACTGCCCGGCCTGGAGACCTGGTCATTGCAGCTTACGATATGGACGGAAAAATAGGGCCAAACTCTTCTTATAGCTGGGATACGACTTCTTTTAAAGACCCTGCAGTAATCAGGAAAAGCTATCTTGTGACCCAGGAAATTGCGAAAAGAAAACTTGCTACAGCAGGAAAAGACATCAGCAACCCAGGACTTATAGGGACGCTTGGCATGCTCTGTGAAACAAGCGGAGTTGGTGCAGCCGTAGACCTCGAAAAAGTCCCGAGACCTGACAATGTGGATTTTGAACAGTGGCTAAAAGTGCATCCCGGAACAGGTTATGTGTTTACTGCAGATCCGGAAAAGGCCGAAGAATGCAGAAAGGTTTTTGAAGAAGCCGGACTTACAGCGGCTATTATCGGAAAAATCGAGGCTGGCTCAAAACTCGATATGTATGATAAAACAGATAGAGTTACGGTATTTGATTTATCAAAGGAAAGCATTACAGGTATCTGTTCTGAATAA